TATCCGCCCAGTTCGCCCATGTCCACGAGTTCGGACAATGCGTGCGGGGCCCCGGGGCATGAATCTTCGGATGCGTGGTTGGTGACGAGCAGGATGCAGGGCCGTCGACTCACAGTCACGACGTTATCCCCGTGTGGTGCATGGCTGCCAGGATGAGGCAGCTAGCGGACCCGCATCCCTGGGAGCCTGTCCCACAAGGGTGACTTCGTGGTGGCAGGTGATAGGACGGGCATGCCTCCGAGGTAGCCGGCCCACCATGAGAATGTGCTCGGAGAAGCGACGAGCACTGCAGCTTGCGAGAGAGCGCTCAGGTCATCCTCGGGGGTGCCTCCCTCGATGAAGGCATCTGCGAAGGACCCAAGATTCTCCCGGCACCAGGGGACGTCATCGGAGTAGATCTGGACCGCGAGATTGGGAAACGCGGATCTGGCCGCAGCTGCTGCTCGCGCATACCAGGAGGGATCCAATGTCTGCCGGGAGAAGACGTAGTCGCCTCTTCTCACGTGGATGCGGATGACATCTTCGCCCGTCGCATACTCCACGTGGAACCATTCACGCAGCACTTCCCGCACTTCAGCGGCGTGCTCCTCGCTCTGCCAGTACCCCACCCACCACGCGGGCTGTGAGGCATCCACCTGTTGGGCGTGCGCGTGCATATCCACCACGATCCTTCTCGGCCCGAGTGCCGAGCGCATGAGCCTCGCGGGGACGTCTACCCGGCCATTCACTGCGGGCCAGTGCCTTGAACCTCGAACTCGGCCCCGGTGAAAATGCATGCGCAAGGGACTAGGTCCGCACAGACCAACACTTCGGGTCTGCGACAGGTCGTAGCGGCACCGTTGGTCGGTATTGGCCGCCAGCCAAGTGGCGAACCCGAATTGGAAGAGTTGATTCCCCAGTCTTCCCATCAACGTGACCACGTGACTGTCCATGGCACCCCTTCTGGCCGCATCGCCGGTCTGCGTCACGCCGTGCCGCGATTGTGCCCTGCGGTCGATCCGACACGTTAGTGTCTCATGGTGGGTGGTGCAGGCGGGAAGCCCGCGCTGTGCCAATGGACGAGCAGAGACGCGAAGGAGTTGCGAGTGGGTCTGTATTGGCCGGGCCTGCCCCCGTACGTACAGGAGTGGGCGCGCA
This genomic interval from Candidatus Nanopelagicales bacterium contains the following:
- a CDS encoding alpha-1,2-fucosyltransferase, with the protein product MHAHAQQVDASQPAWWVGYWQSEEHAAEVREVLREWFHVEYATGEDVIRIHVRRGDYVFSRQTLDPSWYARAAAAARSAFPNLAVQIYSDDVPWCRENLGSFADAFIEGGTPEDDLSALSQAAVLVASPSTFSWWAGYLGGMPVLSPATTKSPLWDRLPGMRVR